From the genome of Gemmatimonadota bacterium:
CCCCTACTTCCGCGAGGGCGCCCACGTGGTCACGCCCTCCATCCGCCATGTGCCGCCCCAGTGCGTCGATCCCAAGACCAAGAACCGCTCTCGCCTGCACTACTGGCTGGCCGACCGGCAGACACAGGCCGTCGACCCCGCCGCCACCTCGCTGCTGCTCGACCTGGACGGCAACCTGACGGAGTGTTCGGGTGCGAACTTCGTCCTGGTGGAGGACGAAACGATCTATACACCCACCAGCCGCAACATCCTGGAAGGGGTCAGCCTGGTGACGATGCGGGAGATGGCGCCGGAGCTGGGACTGGGCTGGGTCGAGAAGGAACTGCAGCCCTACGATGCCGTCAATGCCGACGAGGCCTGGTTGACGAGTACGCCGTATTGCCTGGCGCCCTGTACGCGCATCAACGGCACGCCCATCGGCGACGGCCGGCCCGGTCCGCTGTTCGTTCGGGCCATGGAAGCCTGGAGCCGGCAAGTGGGCATGGACATCCTGGCACAGATCGAAAACACGGACTGACCCGCCCCCTTTCGACTTGATAAATACCTGATAAGACGGTATTTTACGATACCTTGTCGGGTCTGAATTCCTGGAGCGGTTTCACGTGGAGGCTGGTTCCATGGGCATCTACATTCTGCATGGGTTGATTCTGGCGGGCTACGCAGTCGCCACCGTGGTCTATTTCCGCCATTTCTGGACGAAGCATCCGGGGTCCGGGATCTATGCCAGTCTCTTCCTGATATTCGCCCTGGCCTGCCACAGCGCCTTTCTGATCGCCCGAGCCGTCGAATCTAGCCACGCGCCTTTCGTCGGACTGCACGAATCGATGAGCTTTTTCGCGTGGCTCATCGCCGTGGTCTACCTGTTCCTGGAACGCCGTTTCCACGACCGGTCGCTGGGTGTGTTCGTCCTGCCCCTGGTGCTGGCGGCGCAGACCGTTTCCACGGTGCTCATGAGTCCCGTCGATCCATTGCCGCCCCTCCTCCAGAGCCCGTGGTTCAACTTCCACGTAACGGCGAGCTTCCTGGCCTACGCGGCCTTTTCCTTCACCTTCATCACCGGGCTGCTGTATGTGATGCAGATGTATTACATCCATCACCGGCGCGTGGGCCTGGTGTTCTCCCGGCTGCCCGCGCTGGGCATGCTGGACGAGATGAACCTGAAGGCGACGCTCATCGGCTGGGTGTTCCTTTCCGCGGGCATCGCCACGGGCATCTGGTGGGCGACGGCCGCGTGGGACTCGATCACGCCCTGGCTGCTGGACCCGAAAGTACTGTGCGTAATGCTGACCTGGGTCATCTACACCTGCCAGCTGGTTACCCGATATACCGCGGGCTGGCAGGGTGAACGGGCGGCCATCATTTCCATGGCCGGGTTCGCCTCCGTGCTGCTGGCCTATCTCGGCGCCGGACTCTGGACCAATCTGCACATTTTCGACTAATGACGGCAGCTGGACGACGGCAACCAGTCGACGTCGACTGGACGACGACAACTGACGGCAACTGACGACAACTGACGGCAACCGACGGCAATTGAGCCATGAAAAAATACTATCCCGCCTTCATCGACATCGAAACACAGCCGTGCCTGGTAGTGGGCGGCGGTGCGGTCGCGGAAGAGAAGACGGGATCGCTGCTCGAATGCGGCGGGGTCGTTACCGTGATCAGCCCCGATCTGACGGACGGACTGCGTGACCATGCGGACTGCGGCGCATTGCGCTGGTTAGCGAGGCCATACGGACCTGGCGACGTCCGCGGCTTCAGGCTGGTCATCTCGGCGACGGATTCCACGGAAGTCAACGAGCGGGTCTACCGGGACGCCGAGGCGGAAGGCGTCATGGTCAACGTGGTGGACGTGCCCGCGCTGTGCCGGTACATCGTGCCTTCCATCGTCCGGCAAGGCGACCTGTGCATCGCCATCTCCACGGGAGGCAAGAGTCCCGCGCTGGCAAAGAAGATCCGCGGGCAGCTGGAAGGGGCCTACGGGCCCGAGTACGCCGATCTGCTCGACCTGCTTGGCGCGTACCGCCCCCGGATGAAGGCCGCGTACCCCGATGAAACCGAAACGCGCGCGAGGTTGTGGACGTCCCTGGTCGATTCCGACCTCCTCGATCTCCTGCGCGCCGGACGCGCGGAAGAAGCGCGCGACAGGGTGGAGTCATGCATCTTACACTCGTCGGACTGAGTCACCATACCGCGCCCATCGACGTGCGCGACCAGGCGGTGCTGACGAAATCGCTCCAGGAAAAGGCCCTCTCCTTCGTGAAGGCCTCGAGCGGCATCCTGGAAGCGGTGCTGCTGTCCACGTGCAACCGCAGCGAAATGTACGCGACCACCGACGAGGAACATACCGATCCCGGCCCTATCGAGGCGTGGTTCCACGAGATCCACGGCGTGGACGAGGGCGTACTGTCCCCCTATCTCTATCACCGGAGGGACGAGGCGGTCATCCGGCACCTGTTCCGGGTGGTCTCCAGCCTGGATTCGATGGTCGTCGGCGAGCAGCAGATCCTCGGCCAGGTCAGAGAGGCCTACATGCAGTCGCTGAACTCGAAGAACACG
Proteins encoded in this window:
- a CDS encoding branched-chain amino acid aminotransferase; translation: MNEPVVYLNEGFVPASQAHLNIYDLGIVLGATVTEMTRTFRHEPFRLDEHVRRLLRSCKYAGFALDLDHGGLVECTRSLIEINSGLIGPEQDLGVVHFVTPGENRIYAGTAGRTVRLKPTLCIHSFPLPFSVWRPYFREGAHVVTPSIRHVPPQCVDPKTKNRSRLHYWLADRQTQAVDPAATSLLLDLDGNLTECSGANFVLVEDETIYTPTSRNILEGVSLVTMREMAPELGLGWVEKELQPYDAVNADEAWLTSTPYCLAPCTRINGTPIGDGRPGPLFVRAMEAWSRQVGMDILAQIENTD
- a CDS encoding bifunctional precorrin-2 dehydrogenase/sirohydrochlorin ferrochelatase — translated: MKKYYPAFIDIETQPCLVVGGGAVAEEKTGSLLECGGVVTVISPDLTDGLRDHADCGALRWLARPYGPGDVRGFRLVISATDSTEVNERVYRDAEAEGVMVNVVDVPALCRYIVPSIVRQGDLCIAISTGGKSPALAKKIRGQLEGAYGPEYADLLDLLGAYRPRMKAAYPDETETRARLWTSLVDSDLLDLLRAGRAEEARDRVESCILHSSD